The Vibrio tasmaniensis genome has a segment encoding these proteins:
- a CDS encoding TolC family outer membrane protein, translating into MKRTRFNAICFGVFAVSPTFGQTLEQAVENALISNPDIKSAFNEFVSKRYVNEASSGAYLPSVDLDAGVGYEGTNPAESNRKSTDLTRKEATIMLTQLIWDGSATLNDIDRTAADAESVRYQLLADAQDKALEVVKVYLDAVKAYKVLTLSENNLRVHKKIYQDIKKRVDSGIGSTADLTQVEARLAKAHGNLVAAQNNLFDTHTIFSRLVGKDPQRLIFPRADQNFIPYTLDDAIDLAFNSHPVIKISKADVDSARFQYKQSKGNYYPAVSIEVSQTWRDDASGIEGNRDETTAMLRMRYNLYNGGSDSANAESFAYQLNKAKDLRERAYRNVEEGLRLSWSALDLTQQQKQFLSEHVDSASETVIAYEKQYRIGQRTLLDLLNTENELFEARKDYLDAKYAEQYAKYRVMNATGQLLNALRVDVPTEWNQKVEY; encoded by the coding sequence GTGAAGAGGACTCGATTCAACGCCATATGCTTTGGTGTGTTTGCCGTCAGCCCAACTTTTGGACAAACACTTGAGCAAGCGGTTGAAAATGCACTTATTAGCAACCCAGACATCAAAAGTGCATTTAATGAATTCGTAAGTAAGCGGTATGTGAATGAAGCCTCGAGCGGTGCTTATCTTCCTTCTGTCGATCTAGATGCAGGCGTCGGATATGAAGGGACAAACCCAGCAGAGAGCAATCGTAAGTCTACCGATTTAACGCGAAAAGAAGCGACAATTATGCTAACTCAGCTTATTTGGGATGGTTCAGCGACGCTTAACGACATTGACCGTACTGCTGCGGATGCTGAATCCGTTCGTTACCAATTATTAGCAGACGCTCAAGATAAAGCATTAGAGGTCGTCAAAGTCTACCTGGATGCCGTTAAAGCCTATAAAGTACTGACACTTTCTGAAAATAACCTGAGAGTGCATAAGAAAATCTATCAAGATATCAAGAAACGAGTAGATTCAGGCATTGGTTCAACAGCAGACTTAACGCAAGTAGAAGCTCGCTTAGCTAAAGCACATGGTAACTTGGTAGCTGCTCAGAACAACTTGTTTGATACGCACACGATCTTCTCTCGCCTTGTCGGTAAGGATCCGCAAAGGCTTATCTTCCCTCGAGCAGATCAAAACTTCATTCCTTACACATTAGATGATGCGATTGATTTGGCATTTAACTCTCACCCAGTGATTAAGATTTCAAAAGCGGATGTTGATTCGGCTAGGTTCCAGTACAAACAGTCTAAAGGTAACTACTACCCAGCTGTTTCTATAGAAGTTTCGCAAACATGGCGTGATGACGCATCTGGTATCGAAGGAAACAGAGATGAAACAACAGCGATGCTGCGTATGCGTTACAACTTATACAATGGTGGCAGTGACTCTGCAAATGCCGAAAGTTTCGCCTACCAGTTGAACAAAGCAAAAGACTTACGCGAACGCGCATATCGAAATGTAGAAGAAGGTTTACGCCTATCTTGGAGCGCACTGGATCTGACACAACAACAGAAGCAATTTTTGTCCGAACACGTAGATTCAGCTTCTGAGACAGTTATTGCGTACGAAAAACAATACCGTATTGGTCAACGTACTCTACTTGACTTATTGAACACAGAAAACGAATTGTTTGAAGCTCGCAAAGACTACTTGGATGCGAAGTACGCAGAACAATACGCCAAATATCGCGTCATGAATGCGACTGGTCAACTATTGAATGCGCTTCGCGTTGATGTTCCAACAGAGTGGAATCAGAAGGTGGAGTACTAA
- a CDS encoding IS6 family transposase, with protein sequence MFKGCHFPSEVILETVRYYLAYKLSYREIEEIQLERGVVVDHTTINRWAIKFTPVLEHRARRRKKPVSDSWRMDETYIKVKGKWVYYYRAVDKFGHVIDYYLSPNRDEAAAKAFLNKAISQNGLPNKVVIDGSKSNYAAIDSMNVQLWLTGYFMLSLVEILDIKYLNNIVEQSHRWVKQKTRQALGWKSTEGALASLHGREVWTMLKQDQIDIEG encoded by the coding sequence ATGTTTAAAGGCTGCCACTTTCCCTCTGAAGTTATTCTCGAAACCGTACGTTATTATCTCGCCTATAAGCTCAGTTATCGTGAAATCGAAGAGATACAATTAGAGCGTGGAGTCGTTGTAGACCACACTACTATTAATCGTTGGGCTATCAAATTTACACCAGTATTGGAGCATAGAGCCAGGCGTAGAAAGAAGCCGGTGTCTGACTCGTGGCGTATGGATGAAACCTACATCAAAGTGAAGGGGAAATGGGTCTACTATTACCGAGCCGTCGATAAATTTGGACATGTGATTGATTATTATCTTAGCCCGAACCGTGATGAGGCTGCTGCTAAAGCCTTTCTTAATAAGGCTATTTCACAAAATGGTTTGCCAAACAAAGTGGTTATAGACGGAAGTAAGAGTAACTACGCGGCCATTGATTCGATGAATGTTCAGCTTTGGTTGACGGGGTATTTTATGCTCTCGCTGGTAGAGATTTTGGACATTAAATATCTGAACAATATCGTCGAGCAGAGCCACCGTTGGGTGAAGCAGAAAACACGTCAAGCTCTAGGTTGGAAGTCAACGGAAGGAGCTTTGGCCAGTTTGCATGGGCGGGAAGTGTGGACGATGTTGAAACAAGATCAGATAGATATTGAAGGCTAG
- a CDS encoding DUF3693 domain-containing protein: MYTKKLIDAYKEHMNYIQYKQVASDLGISTQMLTDIRKDRAFLKENQVLMLADIVGEDKEKALVGLALDKAKTYEAQTLWNSIAKKYNGLGLTSISMACGAIALGIESSIQCVLCIIC, encoded by the coding sequence ATGTACACAAAGAAACTCATAGATGCTTATAAAGAGCACATGAATTACATCCAATATAAGCAAGTCGCGTCTGATTTAGGTATTAGTACTCAAATGCTAACGGACATTCGAAAAGACCGAGCATTTTTAAAAGAGAATCAAGTGCTTATGCTTGCTGACATTGTTGGTGAAGATAAAGAAAAGGCATTAGTTGGTTTAGCTTTGGATAAGGCAAAAACTTACGAAGCACAGACACTGTGGAACAGCATTGCAAAAAAGTATAATGGGCTTGGTTTAACAAGTATTTCAATGGCTTGCGGTGCTATAGCCCTAGGGATAGAATCCTCGATTCAGTGCGTATTATGTATAATATGTTAA
- a CDS encoding replication initiation factor domain-containing protein: MPSKKPHKFHDEIRPVQVDHLAFSFSYGSLRHLDNSNEQDFINMQFPEFKKRSVNGRLNSPEAIDKSIESHRNKCRKVLADRFDEFMSKVFNFRISPMRGRGLHGYEDSMVIYDSTGTVECGLVGVGGNNDTVYVQINGTGCAKLFDFTTHKKVHWWLSLLGITRLARLDLCVDDYTGIFDCKYAEKCFYEGAFRTASRGRGPTMVPHKRVSQSGELSEEAVLVGSRTSAIYWRVYNKKFEQNIADPEVIWYRNEVELKKCDLSLLASPASAFAGLCDFSASIDPAEPMKLELNKKKAGLEFFARIAWVRRQCGKALSEVVAMTEGDLGEAFGMLIPTHHRRANFETSLGIPDEYTKQKIEILESRICLQ; this comes from the coding sequence ATGCCATCTAAAAAACCACATAAGTTCCATGACGAGATTCGTCCGGTACAAGTTGATCACCTAGCCTTTTCGTTTTCGTACGGCTCACTTAGACACTTGGACAACTCGAACGAACAAGACTTTATCAATATGCAGTTTCCTGAGTTTAAAAAGCGAAGCGTTAATGGTCGCCTTAACTCACCAGAAGCCATTGATAAGTCAATTGAGTCACACCGTAACAAATGCCGTAAGGTTTTGGCCGATAGGTTTGATGAGTTCATGTCTAAAGTCTTTAACTTCCGCATATCTCCTATGCGTGGCCGTGGCTTACATGGCTATGAAGATTCAATGGTGATTTACGATTCAACGGGAACGGTTGAGTGTGGTTTGGTTGGTGTTGGCGGTAACAACGATACGGTTTACGTGCAAATCAATGGTACTGGTTGCGCTAAGTTGTTCGACTTCACCACACACAAGAAGGTGCACTGGTGGTTATCACTTTTGGGTATCACTCGCCTCGCCCGTTTAGACCTTTGCGTGGATGACTACACCGGAATCTTCGACTGTAAGTATGCTGAGAAATGTTTTTATGAGGGAGCATTTCGCACTGCTTCTCGTGGACGTGGTCCGACAATGGTTCCTCATAAGCGCGTTTCACAATCCGGTGAATTATCAGAGGAAGCCGTTCTTGTTGGCTCTCGTACCTCTGCAATCTACTGGCGTGTGTACAACAAGAAGTTCGAGCAAAACATCGCTGACCCTGAAGTGATTTGGTACCGCAACGAAGTGGAACTGAAGAAGTGCGATTTATCACTACTCGCCTCGCCTGCTTCGGCCTTTGCTGGTCTCTGTGATTTCTCGGCCAGTATCGACCCTGCTGAACCAATGAAGCTTGAACTCAACAAGAAAAAAGCAGGTCTTGAGTTCTTCGCTCGTATCGCTTGGGTTCGTCGTCAATGTGGTAAAGCTCTATCTGAAGTTGTTGCTATGACTGAAGGTGATTTGGGTGAAGCCTTCGGCATGCTCATTCCTACGCATCATAGACGTGCAAACTTTGAAACCTCGTTGGGCATTCCTGACGAATACACTAAACAGAAAATCGAAATTTTGGAGTCAAGAATATGCCTACAATAA
- a CDS encoding DUF1293 family protein — protein sequence MPTITGIAIKRFPKSNMEFAELSVLRAVEEVDNEKFQQTGIGFSTDIPYNKQALKIDVEYARQLIQSRAFVANREYELSFGANPNDPLDILVNKLVPVDEEIKKHFDNFMKANKA from the coding sequence ATGCCTACAATAACTGGTATTGCTATCAAGCGTTTCCCTAAATCAAACATGGAGTTCGCTGAGCTGTCTGTTCTACGTGCTGTAGAAGAAGTCGACAACGAGAAGTTTCAGCAAACGGGTATCGGTTTCTCTACTGATATTCCTTACAACAAACAAGCATTGAAAATCGATGTTGAGTATGCGCGTCAGCTTATCCAATCACGCGCGTTCGTTGCTAACCGTGAATACGAACTGAGCTTTGGTGCTAACCCAAATGACCCACTCGATATCTTGGTCAACAAGCTTGTTCCTGTCGATGAAGAAATCAAAAAGCACTTTGATAACTTCATGAAAGCTAACAAGGCTTAA
- a CDS encoding DUF2523 family protein yields MDTIFAFFDWVSTQFQVVVDFIKSLPYIFSNIFSYIQLFYLKMKIAGQIEFIKMSYVTAQMLLQEIGFNDLLAATFNAMPSEIRFYAFKFGIPQGLSIVANFFTTGFVMRMTR; encoded by the coding sequence ATGGATACTATATTTGCTTTCTTTGATTGGGTTTCAACTCAATTTCAAGTCGTTGTCGATTTCATCAAATCGCTGCCTTATATCTTCTCGAATATCTTCTCTTACATTCAGTTGTTTTATTTGAAAATGAAAATAGCCGGACAAATAGAATTTATAAAGATGTCTTACGTCACTGCACAGATGTTATTGCAGGAGATAGGTTTTAACGATTTGTTAGCCGCAACGTTTAACGCTATGCCGTCTGAGATTCGCTTTTATGCCTTTAAGTTTGGCATTCCTCAAGGGCTTTCCATTGTGGCGAACTTCTTCACGACGGGCTTTGTAATGAGAATGACGAGGTAA
- a CDS encoding zonular occludens toxin domain-containing protein, with translation MAITIRTGANGSYKSAYTAYFSIYRALKAGKVVVTNIEGMQPLNVIQERFGVEFPTTSKLFRISSRDSAGVHLWTHFFCWCPIGALIVIDECQDIYSKNIGFDMKKVTYKPVEDFITKNDGQDGLLPESYLSFFYSRYTPADMEQLNESETDDRGVAEYDDQGRIIYPHTFNEGFMRHRKYNWDIELLSPDWKQIDTGIKACGEQNFYHKGRDQFFWTKRKPLIWKHDKSVSTPVIPKSKDVNTTTQKIPLDAFLLYKSTGTGIAKQAGAMNTLYRSPKVIAVFLLFISCLGYMANEISNRVFDSTEEVQEAETPQYQDSPTGKDSSKAQESGQGASGVSDGGNSNQADNNDDVSSISIADILPFDGIQKAFVTGVNFAIKPKKIERHVSIEIVASDGVYSLNQNYLRAYDVTYDVIDDCLLKLNRGQLTKLITCKPHEVLSDEPELKRADVNLF, from the coding sequence ATGGCTATCACAATAAGAACCGGAGCAAACGGCTCATACAAGTCCGCATACACGGCCTACTTCTCAATCTATCGAGCTCTCAAGGCGGGTAAGGTTGTCGTGACGAATATCGAAGGCATGCAACCATTAAATGTCATACAGGAGCGTTTTGGTGTTGAGTTCCCTACTACATCAAAACTGTTTCGTATCTCGTCTAGGGACTCGGCAGGTGTTCATCTATGGACGCACTTTTTCTGTTGGTGCCCTATTGGTGCTTTGATTGTTATCGATGAGTGTCAGGATATCTATTCCAAGAACATTGGTTTTGATATGAAGAAAGTGACCTACAAACCTGTCGAGGACTTCATCACCAAGAACGACGGCCAAGACGGTCTATTACCCGAGTCTTACCTATCCTTTTTTTATTCTCGCTATACGCCTGCTGATATGGAACAGCTAAACGAATCGGAAACTGACGACCGCGGAGTCGCTGAATACGATGACCAGGGGCGCATTATCTATCCTCATACTTTCAATGAGGGATTCATGCGTCATAGGAAATATAACTGGGATATTGAATTGCTTTCGCCTGACTGGAAACAGATTGATACGGGCATCAAAGCATGTGGTGAGCAGAACTTTTATCACAAGGGACGTGACCAATTTTTTTGGACTAAACGCAAACCGTTAATATGGAAGCATGACAAATCGGTATCGACTCCAGTGATTCCAAAATCCAAAGACGTTAACACCACTACTCAAAAAATACCGTTGGATGCTTTTCTACTTTATAAGTCAACGGGAACAGGCATAGCCAAGCAAGCCGGAGCTATGAATACGCTTTATCGCAGTCCTAAAGTGATTGCAGTGTTTTTACTTTTTATTAGTTGTTTGGGGTACATGGCCAATGAAATATCCAATCGCGTTTTTGATTCTACTGAGGAAGTTCAGGAAGCGGAAACGCCACAATATCAAGATTCCCCTACTGGGAAAGACAGCTCAAAAGCTCAAGAAAGCGGTCAAGGTGCTAGCGGTGTATCTGATGGTGGGAATAGCAATCAAGCTGATAACAATGATGATGTTTCGAGTATTTCTATAGCGGATATCTTACCGTTTGACGGTATCCAAAAGGCATTTGTAACGGGTGTTAATTTCGCTATCAAACCAAAGAAAATTGAACGTCATGTCAGTATTGAGATAGTCGCATCCGATGGGGTTTATAGCCTTAATCAGAATTATCTAAGGGCTTACGATGTGACCTACGATGTTATTGACGATTGCCTACTGAAACTAAACAGAGGCCAGTTAACCAAATTGATAACGTGTAAGCCTCACGAGGTTCTGTCAGACGAGCCCGAACTAAAACGAGCTGATGTGAATTTGTTTTAA